Proteins from a single region of Halorubrum sp. 2020YC2:
- a CDS encoding lipopolysaccharide biosynthesis protein, which translates to MEDEPDGTASDSDAATPDGDAIPDDEREALETIAHGAVLTSGGVAGQRALIAATEFALTRGLGPTAYGVYALAWRIAQLLSRLVTFGSVPAIQRYLPEYAGDSNRQGAVAGLAYATTVGFGVAIAAGVWLAAPAINARTVTEPAFAGTMRAFGGLVGALGVVMVASALFRAVGSARGEVLFNKLLRPGVRLVGALGALALGYSVVGVAGAIVAATAALAAAAVPLSASVTGVRPSLRGARAEARRFYDHAAPVAMSSLGKVFQNRVDVLLVGALLTATAAGVYNVVLVVISVAWIPLLSFNQLLPPVASDLYASDRTATLNEVYGSVTRQIVTTVTPILAALAVFGREILGLFGAPYVAGYVPLVVYLGGVFVGSAVGATGWLLMMTDHQYARMALDWLLAALNVGLTYTFVARYGLVGAALGTSLAIAVQNGIQVLLLRRFEGLWPFDRTFLPPLAAGVVAVGAMYAVRTLLTGLAAVPAGVAVGLAAYAASLSVLGVDPRDRFVARRLARRYRVALAERFGR; encoded by the coding sequence GCGCACGGCGCCGTGCTCACCTCCGGCGGGGTCGCCGGCCAGCGGGCGCTGATCGCGGCCACCGAGTTCGCGCTGACGCGCGGGCTCGGCCCGACCGCCTACGGTGTCTACGCGCTGGCGTGGCGGATCGCACAGCTTCTCTCACGGCTCGTGACGTTCGGTAGCGTCCCCGCCATCCAGCGTTACCTCCCGGAGTACGCGGGGGACTCGAATCGGCAGGGCGCGGTGGCCGGCCTCGCGTACGCGACGACGGTCGGGTTCGGCGTCGCCATCGCGGCCGGGGTCTGGCTCGCGGCGCCGGCGATAAACGCCCGCACCGTCACCGAGCCGGCGTTCGCGGGGACGATGCGCGCGTTCGGCGGGCTCGTCGGCGCGCTCGGCGTGGTGATGGTGGCGTCCGCGCTCTTCCGCGCGGTCGGGTCGGCCCGCGGCGAGGTCCTCTTCAACAAGCTGTTGCGCCCGGGCGTCAGGCTCGTCGGCGCGCTCGGCGCGCTCGCGCTCGGCTACTCCGTCGTCGGCGTCGCCGGCGCGATCGTCGCCGCGACCGCGGCGCTCGCGGCGGCCGCAGTCCCCCTCTCGGCGTCCGTCACGGGCGTCCGCCCGTCGCTCCGGGGCGCCCGCGCGGAGGCCCGACGGTTCTACGACCACGCGGCCCCGGTCGCGATGAGCAGCCTCGGGAAGGTGTTCCAGAACCGCGTGGACGTGCTGCTCGTCGGCGCGCTGCTGACGGCGACCGCGGCGGGCGTGTACAACGTCGTCCTCGTGGTGATCTCGGTGGCGTGGATCCCCCTCCTCTCTTTCAACCAACTGCTCCCGCCGGTCGCCTCCGACCTGTACGCGAGCGACCGGACGGCGACGCTCAACGAGGTGTACGGCTCCGTCACGCGGCAGATCGTCACGACGGTCACCCCGATCCTCGCCGCCTTGGCGGTGTTCGGGCGGGAGATACTCGGGCTGTTCGGCGCCCCGTACGTCGCGGGGTACGTCCCCCTCGTCGTCTACCTCGGCGGCGTCTTCGTGGGGAGCGCCGTCGGCGCGACCGGGTGGCTCCTGATGATGACCGACCACCAGTACGCGCGGATGGCGCTCGACTGGCTGCTCGCGGCCCTTAACGTCGGGCTGACCTACACGTTCGTCGCGCGGTACGGACTCGTCGGCGCCGCGCTCGGCACGTCGCTCGCGATCGCGGTCCAGAACGGGATCCAAGTCCTCCTCCTGCGCCGATTCGAGGGGCTGTGGCCGTTCGACCGCACGTTCCTCCCGCCGCTCGCGGCCGGGGTCGTCGCTGTCGGCGCGATGTACGCCGTTCGGACGCTCCTGACGGGGCTCGCGGCAGTTCCCGCGGGCGTGGCGGTCGGACTCGCCGCCTACGCGGCGTCGCTCTCGGTCCTCGGCGTCGACCCCCGCGACCGCTTCGTCGCGCGCCGGCTGGCGCGGCGGTACCGGGTCGCGCTCGCGGAGCGGTTCGGGCGGTGA
- a CDS encoding succinylglutamate desuccinylase/aspartoacylase family protein, producing MQTIDRDSAGSARVAIVGGIHGDEPAGVRIVRRLADELDPLDAAGDDGTADGDGSGNAGSGGLVRLILANEPAIEAGTRYTDADLNRAFPGDADSDEYERALAPRLTAELEGFDAVLALHTSHSAPPPFAIFSDLTESVRRTVTGLPVDHVVDASGLRSTTLDSTIPHTVSVEVGRQGSEEAVEFGYEACLAFLRVHGALPDEPPTFSETVVAKGSEEVPKGGGEPHVHFANFEAIPEGAVFAEDDVYTHRVEEPGVVPILASEDGYDDIFGIYGRVTGVVKPPGEGDLRVYPRGEGDGNGDRDERRDSGAGGND from the coding sequence ATGCAAACGATCGACCGCGACTCGGCGGGGTCGGCCCGCGTCGCGATCGTCGGCGGGATCCACGGCGACGAGCCCGCCGGCGTGCGGATAGTGAGGCGCCTCGCGGACGAACTCGACCCCCTCGACGCGGCCGGCGACGACGGGACCGCCGACGGCGACGGTTCCGGCAATGCGGGGTCCGGAGGACTCGTCCGGCTGATCCTCGCCAACGAGCCGGCCATCGAGGCCGGGACGCGCTACACGGACGCCGACCTCAACCGGGCGTTCCCGGGCGACGCCGACAGCGACGAGTACGAGCGGGCACTCGCGCCGCGGCTCACGGCCGAGTTGGAGGGGTTCGACGCCGTGCTCGCGCTCCACACCTCCCACAGCGCGCCGCCGCCGTTCGCCATTTTCAGCGACCTCACGGAGTCGGTCCGCCGCACGGTCACCGGGCTCCCGGTCGACCACGTCGTCGACGCGAGCGGGCTGCGGTCGACGACGCTCGACTCCACGATCCCCCACACAGTCTCCGTAGAGGTGGGTCGTCAGGGCAGCGAGGAGGCCGTCGAGTTCGGCTACGAGGCGTGTCTCGCCTTCCTCCGTGTCCACGGCGCGCTCCCGGACGAGCCGCCGACGTTCTCGGAGACGGTCGTGGCGAAGGGCAGCGAGGAGGTGCCGAAGGGCGGCGGCGAGCCGCACGTCCACTTCGCGAACTTCGAGGCGATCCCCGAGGGCGCGGTGTTCGCGGAGGACGACGTGTACACCCACCGAGTCGAGGAGCCGGGTGTAGTCCCGATCCTCGCGAGCGAGGACGGGTACGACGACATCTTCGGCATATACGGTCGCGTCACCGGCGTGGTGAAACCGCCGGGCGAGGGCGACCTGCGGGTGTACCCGCGCGGCGAGGGGGACGGGAACGGCGACCGAGACGAGCGTCGCGACTCGGGAGCGGGCGGGAACGACTGA
- a CDS encoding pyruvoyl-dependent arginine decarboxylase: protein MNTIHVAGGVGVADTAMASYDAALADANLHNYNLVAVSSVVPAEATVEAVPEAPELGPAGNRLTVVEARRTIGPGDEVDFREGGRSGAEGAESKRAPRRHPDAVAGLGWATGPGPGLFYEVTGEDADDVRGRIEAGLDAGADLRDWELPDRETRVETVAAEPDRYATAVVIAAYGESEPIL from the coding sequence ATGAACACCATCCACGTCGCCGGCGGCGTCGGGGTCGCCGACACGGCGATGGCCTCCTACGACGCCGCGCTCGCGGACGCGAACCTCCACAACTACAACCTCGTGGCGGTCTCCTCCGTCGTCCCCGCCGAGGCGACCGTCGAGGCGGTCCCGGAGGCGCCGGAGTTGGGTCCCGCGGGGAATCGGCTCACCGTCGTCGAGGCGCGTCGGACGATAGGGCCGGGCGACGAGGTGGACTTCCGCGAGGGCGGGCGGTCGGGCGCCGAGGGCGCCGAGTCGAAGCGCGCGCCCCGCCGCCACCCCGACGCGGTCGCGGGGCTGGGCTGGGCGACCGGTCCCGGACCGGGGCTCTTCTACGAGGTGACCGGCGAGGACGCCGACGACGTCCGCGGGCGGATCGAGGCGGGCCTCGACGCCGGCGCCGACCTCCGCGACTGGGAGCTTCCGGACCGCGAGACCCGCGTCGAGACGGTCGCCGCCGAGCCGGACCGGTACGCGACGGCGGTCGTCATCGCCGCGTACGGCGAGTCCGAGCCGATCCTCTAG
- a CDS encoding amphi-Trp domain-containing protein, protein MPEEVLFKSESRRSRAEIAAYLRTVADSLDAGNAITLTRGDESTTLEPPARPTFEVKAEREGPADGPGELSVEFELEWDEDGGDGGADGELEIE, encoded by the coding sequence ATGCCAGAAGAAGTCCTGTTCAAGTCGGAGAGCCGTCGGAGCCGCGCGGAGATCGCCGCCTACCTGCGGACGGTCGCGGACTCGCTCGACGCGGGCAACGCGATCACGCTCACGCGCGGCGACGAGTCGACGACGCTGGAGCCGCCCGCGCGACCGACCTTCGAGGTGAAAGCGGAGCGGGAAGGCCCGGCCGATGGACCGGGCGAACTGAGCGTCGAGTTCGAGTTGGAGTGGGACGAAGACGGCGGCGACGGCGGCGCTGACGGCGAGTTAGAGATCGAGTAG
- a CDS encoding surface glycoprotein, with protein sequence MTRPRVRAAALAAIMLASMVAVGAGFAGSAAAEDHTIVVSDDPGDGQYASIPAALDAAAPGDTISVQDDQVITSPDNRIVVDTNASGASLEGVSIVADGDVTVRYEQPDEEAPGVNPGYPTFDVQADNVTISGFTIELDTNDVYDGSERSAQAIKVGGFQASGGSGVEVTDNNISFVGADNDKIATTGVGLIDPNEGGQLAGATVSGNSIEVFNTGLFAFTTDDGLTGDFDVSDNEFQNNGVQYLDNSEQVDGGAVFEKNSFNKAAFPVIPQIWTT encoded by the coding sequence ATGACGCGGCCCCGAGTACGCGCGGCCGCGCTGGCCGCGATCATGCTCGCGTCGATGGTCGCGGTCGGCGCCGGGTTCGCGGGGAGTGCGGCCGCAGAAGATCACACGATTGTAGTCTCCGACGACCCCGGAGACGGCCAATACGCGTCGATTCCGGCTGCCCTTGACGCAGCCGCACCCGGAGACACGATCTCCGTACAGGACGACCAAGTAATCACGTCCCCCGACAACAGAATTGTTGTCGATACGAACGCATCCGGAGCGTCGCTTGAGGGTGTGAGCATCGTCGCTGACGGCGATGTAACCGTCCGGTACGAACAGCCGGACGAAGAAGCACCGGGCGTGAATCCGGGTTATCCCACCTTCGACGTACAAGCTGATAATGTGACGATTTCCGGGTTCACCATCGAACTTGATACGAACGACGTCTACGACGGTAGCGAGCGCAGCGCGCAAGCGATCAAGGTCGGAGGGTTCCAGGCTTCTGGTGGATCCGGCGTCGAAGTTACTGATAACAACATCTCCTTTGTGGGAGCGGATAACGACAAGATCGCCACTACTGGTGTCGGCCTTATTGACCCGAACGAAGGAGGCCAGCTTGCTGGCGCGACGGTGTCGGGCAACTCCATAGAGGTATTCAATACCGGTTTGTTCGCATTCACGACTGATGACGGCCTAACTGGCGATTTCGACGTTTCAGACAACGAATTCCAGAACAACGGGGTTCAGTACCTCGATAACTCCGAGCAGGTAGATGGAGGTGCTGTCTTCGAAAAAAACAGCTTCAACAAGGCCGCGTTCCCAGTAATCCCGCAAATCTGGACGACGTAA
- a CDS encoding PGF-pre-PGF domain-containing protein gives MSFRVAGSQAGTAGWESGANERVDLSLDEAPTPPDGGDGDETPDDDPTTDPGDGTTDSGDGADGGDGTAPGGAPGGAGGAPGGDAGDDAPGGEGSGDDPTDPPAAEDVLDLPAGASTTGAETATAAVDEATGTSSVTFTGQTSVEGITFDGAVEGAVGVAEYESAPAAAGPPPGASVSVVEISVPESATDAPATIRTRVSADRVGATGADPEDLRLSRFVDGEWRGLETTLVDESGDAVVLEAETPGFSSFAVSAVSEPDAAITVPVETLDPGETVTLSGLRSSDEYGEVVAYDWSVDGDAATGSTTDVSFASPGEYEVTLTVTNDAGERDTATATVAVAADDAPVEEPGLLSARALGALAVAVAAALVAVLVVRRYDR, from the coding sequence GTGTCGTTCCGCGTCGCCGGCTCGCAGGCCGGCACGGCGGGATGGGAGTCGGGCGCGAACGAGCGAGTCGACCTCTCGCTGGACGAGGCGCCGACCCCGCCGGACGGGGGCGACGGCGACGAGACGCCCGACGACGACCCGACGACCGACCCCGGCGACGGCACCACCGACTCCGGCGACGGGGCCGACGGCGGCGACGGCACCGCACCGGGCGGCGCTCCCGGCGGCGCCGGCGGCGCACCCGGGGGCGACGCCGGTGACGACGCCCCCGGCGGCGAGGGATCCGGCGACGACCCGACCGACCCGCCGGCGGCAGAGGACGTCCTCGACCTGCCCGCGGGCGCGTCGACGACCGGTGCGGAGACCGCGACGGCCGCGGTCGACGAGGCGACCGGGACGAGCTCGGTGACGTTCACCGGGCAGACGTCGGTCGAGGGCATCACCTTCGACGGGGCGGTCGAGGGCGCGGTCGGCGTCGCAGAGTACGAGTCCGCGCCCGCGGCCGCGGGACCGCCGCCCGGCGCGTCGGTCTCGGTCGTCGAGATTTCGGTCCCGGAGTCCGCGACGGACGCGCCGGCGACGATCCGGACGCGCGTCTCCGCGGACCGGGTCGGGGCGACCGGCGCCGACCCCGAGGACCTCCGGCTCTCGCGGTTCGTCGACGGCGAGTGGCGGGGCCTGGAGACGACGCTCGTCGACGAGAGCGGTGACGCGGTCGTGTTGGAGGCCGAAACGCCCGGGTTCTCGTCGTTCGCCGTCTCGGCGGTGAGCGAGCCCGACGCGGCGATCACGGTGCCCGTCGAGACGCTCGACCCCGGCGAGACGGTGACGCTGTCGGGGCTCCGGTCCAGCGACGAGTACGGCGAGGTCGTCGCCTACGACTGGTCGGTCGACGGCGACGCCGCGACCGGCAGCACGACCGACGTGTCGTTCGCTTCCCCCGGCGAGTACGAGGTGACGCTCACGGTGACGAACGACGCGGGCGAGCGTGACACCGCGACGGCGACGGTGGCGGTCGCCGCGGACGACGCCCCGGTCGAGGAGCCGGGACTGCTGTCCGCGCGCGCGCTCGGCGCCCTGGCCGTCGCGGTCGCGGCCGCGCTGGTCGCGGTCCTCGTCGTCCGCCGTTACGACCGCTGA